Proteins from a genomic interval of Desulfoplanes formicivorans:
- a CDS encoding glutamine--tRNA ligase/YqeY domain fusion protein, which produces MTTPASTPSSHFIKAIIDKDLAQGKHAHIVTRFPPEPNGFLHIGHAKSICLNFGLAESYAGSHCNLRFDDSNPAKEEQTYIDAIIRDVTWLGFSFGNTPCHASDYFETLYNLAVELIQKNLAYVCELSAEDIRAYRGTLTEPGKESPFRNRSVEENLDLFARMRQGEFEEGTHVLRAKIDMNSPNMNMRDPVIYRIIKTPHPRTGTTWCIYPMYDFAHCISDALEGITHSLCTLEFADHKPLYDWILDHVSVPCHPVQIEFARLNINYTVTSKRKLHELVREGLVDGWDDPRMPTLSGMRRRGFPPEAIRAFCERIGVSRKDSCVDMGVLESCVRDALNDTAPRTMAVLKPLKIVLTDYPNDQEEYFELPVHPKNPAMGTRKVPFCREIYIEKDDFLENPPKKFFRLAPGREVRLRGAYLVTCTQVIRDTTTGAIKEIHCTHDPASRGGDAPDGRKVKGTLHWVSARHALDIEVRLYDRMFSVPFPTADKGKDFKEFINPESLRILTGCKADPALAQGRPEQGFQFERQGFFCRDSRDNDQGMPVYNRTVTIRDSWAKKK; this is translated from the coding sequence ATGACAACACCAGCATCAACCCCCTCATCCCATTTCATCAAAGCCATCATTGACAAGGATCTTGCCCAGGGCAAGCACGCGCACATCGTGACCCGATTTCCCCCCGAGCCCAACGGTTTCCTGCACATCGGACATGCCAAGTCCATCTGTCTCAATTTCGGTCTTGCCGAATCCTATGCAGGCAGCCATTGCAACCTCCGCTTTGATGACAGCAACCCTGCCAAGGAAGAACAGACATATATTGACGCGATCATCCGCGATGTCACATGGCTTGGATTTTCCTTTGGCAATACACCGTGCCATGCATCGGATTATTTTGAAACCCTGTACAACCTGGCTGTTGAATTGATCCAAAAAAATCTGGCCTATGTGTGCGAACTTTCGGCCGAGGACATCCGCGCCTACAGGGGTACTCTGACCGAGCCCGGCAAGGAAAGCCCCTTTCGCAACCGCTCGGTTGAGGAAAACCTGGATCTGTTCGCCAGGATGCGCCAGGGAGAATTCGAGGAAGGAACCCATGTTCTCAGGGCCAAAATCGACATGAACTCCCCCAACATGAACATGCGCGATCCCGTCATCTACAGGATCATCAAGACCCCGCACCCGCGAACGGGAACAACGTGGTGCATCTATCCCATGTACGATTTCGCCCACTGCATTTCCGATGCCCTGGAAGGCATTACCCATTCCCTGTGCACCCTTGAATTCGCGGACCACAAGCCCTTGTACGACTGGATCCTCGACCATGTGAGCGTTCCCTGCCACCCTGTACAGATCGAATTTGCCCGGCTGAACATCAATTATACGGTAACCAGCAAACGCAAACTCCATGAACTGGTCCGGGAAGGACTGGTGGACGGATGGGACGATCCCCGCATGCCCACCCTGTCAGGAATGCGCAGGCGGGGCTTTCCCCCTGAGGCCATCCGTGCCTTTTGTGAACGCATCGGGGTGAGCCGCAAGGACAGCTGCGTGGACATGGGAGTGCTGGAAAGCTGCGTGCGCGATGCCCTCAATGATACGGCTCCGAGAACCATGGCCGTGCTCAAGCCCCTGAAAATCGTTCTCACCGACTATCCCAACGACCAGGAAGAATATTTCGAACTCCCCGTGCATCCCAAGAATCCGGCCATGGGAACGAGAAAGGTGCCCTTTTGCCGGGAAATCTACATTGAAAAGGATGATTTTCTGGAAAACCCGCCCAAAAAATTCTTCCGCCTTGCTCCCGGACGGGAAGTGCGTCTACGCGGTGCCTATCTGGTCACCTGTACCCAGGTGATCCGGGATACAACAACCGGCGCCATCAAGGAAATCCATTGCACCCATGACCCGGCCAGCCGGGGCGGGGACGCTCCTGACGGACGCAAGGTCAAGGGGACCCTGCACTGGGTTTCGGCCCGCCATGCCCTGGATATCGAAGTGCGCCTCTACGACCGGATGTTCTCGGTTCCCTTTCCCACTGCGGACAAGGGCAAGGATTTCAAGGAGTTCATCAATCCCGAATCCCTGCGTATCCTGACGGGGTGCAAGGCCGATCCCGCTCTGGCCCAAGGTCGTCCCGAGCAGGGATTCCAGTTCGAACGTCAGGGATTTTTCTGCCGGGACAGTAGGGACAACGACCAGGGCATGCCGGTCTACAACCGAACTGTCACCATAAGGGATTCCTGGGCCAAAAAGAAATAG
- a CDS encoding nitroreductase family protein, whose product MLDLLRTRRSIRAFDARPVAPELVAALKEAVLRAPSSRSLNPWHFLFVTNTSLLATLATCKPHGAGFLKNAPLGVVVCADPSLCDVWVEDASIASLILHLTAHSLGLGSCWIQVRKRMHEQGAPASDYIKQVLDLPDHLEVESIIAMGYPKESPKGHPKESLLWDRIEER is encoded by the coding sequence ATGCTCGACCTTTTGCGCACCAGACGAAGCATCAGGGCCTTTGATGCCCGTCCCGTTGCCCCGGAGCTTGTGGCCGCCCTCAAGGAAGCGGTTCTTCGTGCGCCTTCCTCCCGCAGCCTGAACCCCTGGCACTTTCTGTTCGTCACCAACACGTCTCTGCTTGCAACCCTTGCCACATGCAAACCGCACGGGGCCGGATTTCTCAAGAACGCCCCCCTGGGGGTGGTTGTATGCGCTGACCCGTCCCTTTGCGATGTCTGGGTGGAGGATGCGTCCATCGCCTCGCTCATTCTGCACCTGACCGCCCACAGCCTGGGCCTTGGGAGCTGCTGGATTCAGGTACGAAAAAGGATGCACGAGCAAGGAGCACCCGCAAGCGACTACATCAAACAGGTGCTCGACCTGCCAGATCACCTGGAAGTGGAATCGATCATTGCCATGGGCTATCCCAAAGAGTCCCCCAAGGGGCACCCCAAAGAGAGCCTGCTCTGGGACCGGATTGAGGAACGATAA